One genomic window of Nicotiana sylvestris chromosome 10, ASM39365v2, whole genome shotgun sequence includes the following:
- the LOC138880162 gene encoding uncharacterized protein — MSKIPIMLKSNGNWDNYGRFRDFEVDAIVVDDNASYGILSSTIAEQLSFDTSDKIIEIKYIVNENCPPMEIRNDMGVRVYMETKKENKNLGSYPLCISVRDFNMELAINNESTSAGSSGSLNLLEFPSSPAIEEYQSEIITESTQTYIEEGQVYQDKQTVAAAMKNYSVMHKFQFRVKRSSHRSYWLICVAESCKWHFKATSINDSSMFKIRSFSRQHTCCLMDETFIQRKRTAAVLGSMVVPKYCDPKTVYTPKDIQTDMLSEHGLNLSYMQAWRAKEKALQFLRGNPPVVVVDGIFLKSAYRGIMLTASTMDATGTIFPLAYAVVDSENDASWKWFFEQFKEAYGERPSMCVVSDRHESILKATSVVYPGLAHYSCMWHIWTNIRSKFKKGHLQLHELYFATARSYTMDEFNERMLKIEEVDLRVKSYLYDIGYHRWSRVHATVNRTFTMTSNIAESLNAVTKDARELPIFDLFEYMRTLLERWTKEKLSKAKGTFTYLGHKYNKELEDNSTLSQKLRVRASTDHIHTVLDGVKRYIVCLENKKCSCGQFQLDELPCAHALAALRHRNETYENYCSPYYTRKSLLLTYEMPVNPLPDEGKWDVPQHILDEVVKPPAGDKRQPGRPHKERYKTFDEIKSKKYKVSCGNCGGEGHNKRTCKNAPKKK, encoded by the exons atgtcaaaaatcccaataaTGCTGAAATCGAATGGTAATTGGGATAACTATGGCAGATTTAGAGATTTTGAAGTTGATGCCATTGTGGTAGATGATAATGCAAGCTACGGAATTCTCAGTTCTACAATTGCAGAACAATTATCGTTTGATACATCGgataaaattatagaaatcaaatacattgtgaaCGAGAATTGTCCTCCAATGGAGATTAGGAATGATATGGGGGTTCGTGTGTACATGGAAaccaaaaaggagaataaaaacttaggttcgtatcctttatgtataagcgtaagagatttcaatatggaattggcaATCAACAATGAAAGCACCAGTGCAG GTTCGTCTGGATCCCTAAACTTACTTGAATTTCCATCCTCACCAGCTATAGaggaatatcaaagtgaaataataactgaatCTACGCAAACATATATTGAAGAAGGACAAGTTTATCAGGACAAGCAAACAGTAGCTGCTGCAATGAAGAATTATTCAGTGATGCACAAGTTCCAGTTCAGAGTAAAAAGATCTAGTCATAGAAG CTACTGGCTTATATGTGTTGCTGAAAGCTGTAAATGGCATTTCAAGGCAACGTCAATTAATGATTCGTCAATGTTCAAGATAAGAAGTTTCAGCCGTCAACACACATGCTGCCTAATGGACGAAACATTCATACAGCGCAAACGTACTGCAGCAGTACTTGGTAGCATGGTCGTTCCAAAGTATTGTGATCCTAAGACTGTTTACACACCAAAGGACATACAAACTGACATGTTATCCGAACATGGACTGAAcctaagctacatgcaagcatggagagcaaaggaaaaagctttacagtttttgagagggaatcc GCCGGTAGTAGTGGTTGATGGGATATTCTTAAAGTCAGCCTACAGGGGGATTATGCTGACAGCAAGCACCATGGATGCAACAG GTACTATTTTTCCCTTGGCATATGCTGTGGTTGATTCTGAAAACGACGCGTCTTGGAagtggttctttgagcaattcaaggaGGCATATGGTGAAAGACCTTCAATGTGTGTTGTTTCAGATAGGCATGAGAGTATACTGAAGGCAACATCAGTTGTCTATCCGGGATTGGCACACTACTCTTGCATGTGGCATATATGGACAAATAtaaggtcaaaattcaagaagggacatctacaattacatgaattgtactttgctacagcacggtcatacactatggatgaatttaatgaaaggatgttGAAGATTGAAGAGGTAGACCTGCGTGTAAAGTCTTACCTATAtgatattggctatcatagatggtCAAGAGTACATGCCACGGTGAATAGAACTTTTACTATGACGTCAAACATTGCCGAGTCGTTGAATGCTGTAACAAAAGATGCAAGAGAGCTTCCAATATTTGATCTATTTGAGTATATGAGGACTCTTCTTGAACGTTGGACAAAAGAAAAGTTATCGAAGGCAAAGGGTACTTTCACATACCTTGGTCACAAATACAACAAAGAATTGGAAGACAACAGTACATTATCTCAGAAACTAAgg gtgagggcttcaacagatcatatacatactgtgttagatggtgtgaagcggtacattgtgtgtctagaaaacaagaaatgtagctgtggacaattccaacttgatgaacttCCATGTGCGCATGCTTTGGCAGCATTAAGGCATAGGAATGAAACATACGAAAACTATTGCTCTCCGTATTACACAAGGAAGAGCCTTCTGCTTACCTATGAAATGCCAGTAAATCCTCTTCCTGATGAAGGCAAATGGGATGTGCCACAACATATTTTGGATGAGGTAGTAAAGCCACCGGCGGGAGATAAAAGGCAGCCAGGGAGACCTCACAAGGAAAGATATAAAACATTTGATGAAATAAAGTCAAAGAAATACAAGGTGTCATGTGGCAATTGTGGAggtgaagggcataacaaaagaaCTTGCAAGAATGCGCCGAAAAAGAAATGA